The following are encoded together in the Candidatus Woesebacteria bacterium genome:
- a CDS encoding class I SAM-dependent methyltransferase — protein MMNIYEHKLWGTNERKINLTSGSYLSLKYLFPNLTNKKSKLLDIGCAAGAYTASIKKYFPKVDTTGIDISTNCIKYAKNNFPNNHFVIGNIEKMPFAKNSFKYVTANHILEHTKNPKDVICEVKRVLTTSGIFYSVTPTEGSILTIIGWLRKFPFFDNNRINYLGHVQKFTKESLIQLLENNGFEIIETKWSCHFSYQIIDAFYYPFLYLINKNTHFMGETHFGKSESRLTRKLFWATKACLNILSNFESILLSRVPGFAIHITAVKQ, from the coding sequence ATGATGAATATTTATGAACATAAATTATGGGGAACAAACGAAAGGAAGATTAACCTAACAAGCGGTAGCTATTTGTCGCTAAAATATCTATTTCCTAATTTAACAAACAAAAAATCTAAACTTCTTGATATCGGGTGTGCCGCAGGAGCCTACACCGCAAGTATTAAAAAATATTTTCCCAAAGTAGATACAACAGGAATTGACATAAGTACGAATTGCATTAAATACGCAAAGAATAATTTTCCTAATAACCATTTCGTTATAGGAAACATTGAAAAAATGCCTTTTGCTAAAAATAGCTTTAAATATGTAACGGCAAACCATATTTTAGAACACACAAAAAACCCTAAGGATGTAATTTGTGAAGTAAAAAGAGTACTAACGACAAGCGGAATATTTTATTCGGTGACGCCAACGGAGGGAAGTATTTTGACAATTATCGGATGGTTAAGAAAGTTTCCCTTCTTTGACAATAATAGAATTAATTACCTTGGACATGTACAAAAATTTACTAAAGAATCATTAATTCAACTGCTTGAAAATAACGGTTTTGAAATAATTGAAACGAAATGGAGTTGTCACTTTAGTTATCAAATAATTGACGCCTTTTACTATCCGTTTCTGTATTTAATAAATAAAAACACTCACTTTATGGGAGAAACGCATTTTGGAAAATCAGAAAGTAGGTTAACTAGGAAATTGTTTTGGGCAACTAAAGCATGTTTAAATATACTTTCAAATTTTGAAAGTATACTTTTGTCACGCGTTCCGGGATTTGCAATTCACATAACGGCAGTAAAGCAATAA
- a CDS encoding glycosyltransferase family 4 protein, with protein MSEIFYYSKFSNFNIIFAGDSSTGWIVKSKIPSNISFVDLKLKPRWGWDPVTSILGKSHVHRSWQISDQLDKYIKTADIVNISDTFYFYCGQSANYCRKYGKKLVPIVWETVPKHLSTYLPPYSWNVRSVLANSNHFVARSIKAKKYLESIGVGAQKITVVYKGIDTHHFKPVKRPKGRIRFLYVGQLIKEKGLVELIEAFEMLARERNDIELFLAGKANGGPLTQLINDKKKTLPLIVKSEIEYHKMNKVYQDADIYCHLSQDWRYAGLFAGGNDWFPYAVIEAMATGLPVVSTGVGGIPEQLGNMGNIIVKQKNILDTYNGMKKILDDEKLRRKLALLNRDRAVKMFNIKKQAAIQEKIFLQVISKHTS; from the coding sequence ATGTCGGAAATTTTTTATTATTCAAAGTTTTCTAATTTCAACATCATTTTTGCAGGGGACAGCTCAACCGGTTGGATAGTAAAAAGTAAAATTCCAAGCAATATTAGTTTTGTTGATTTGAAACTTAAACCACGGTGGGGATGGGATCCGGTTACGAGTATTTTGGGAAAATCTCACGTTCACAGGTCGTGGCAAATATCTGATCAGCTGGATAAATATATTAAAACTGCCGATATTGTAAATATTTCCGACACTTTTTATTTTTATTGCGGTCAGAGTGCAAATTACTGCAGGAAGTATGGAAAAAAACTTGTTCCAATTGTTTGGGAAACTGTACCCAAGCATTTATCGACATACTTACCACCGTATTCGTGGAATGTAAGAAGTGTTCTGGCTAATAGCAATCATTTTGTCGCCCGAAGCATTAAAGCCAAAAAGTACTTGGAAAGTATCGGAGTTGGTGCGCAAAAGATTACCGTAGTTTACAAGGGAATAGATACTCATCATTTTAAACCTGTAAAACGCCCTAAGGGTAGAATTAGGTTTTTGTACGTTGGGCAATTAATCAAAGAAAAGGGGTTGGTTGAATTGATCGAAGCTTTTGAGATGTTGGCGAGAGAAAGAAATGATATCGAATTATTTTTGGCTGGAAAGGCAAACGGGGGACCGCTAACACAATTAATTAATGACAAGAAAAAAACACTTCCTTTAATTGTTAAATCGGAAATCGAATATCACAAAATGAATAAAGTCTATCAGGATGCCGATATCTACTGCCATTTAAGCCAAGATTGGAGATATGCCGGATTGTTTGCGGGAGGAAACGACTGGTTTCCGTATGCCGTAATTGAGGCGATGGCGACGGGGCTTCCTGTTGTTTCAACTGGGGTTGGCGGTATTCCTGAGCAGTTGGGAAATATGGGAAATATTATTGTTAAACAAAAAAATATCCTTGATACATATAACGGTATGAAAAAAATTCTTGACGACGAAAAACTTAGGCGAAAATTGGCTCTGCTAAATAGAGATAGAGCAGTTAAAATGTTTAATATAAAAAAGCAGGCGGCGATCCAGGAGAAGATATTTTTGCAAGTAATTAGTAAACACACGTCTTGA
- a CDS encoding class I SAM-dependent methyltransferase — MKSNNAVKKYYAGCHDKWDKKTEIVWKLRALPSSIYQKKRLIDTVRILYTLDLGTPILDAPCGDGYVLMHLPMGSIGIDIDKHQAGIAQKRAPKSKVVVGDMEKMKFTRNYFTAVITAEFFEHVPDASGYIRELWRVLKKDGLFVVTVPKCHFLWKLRGLASPIAKTEPQCLTFTEEKVYNLFSGLKYKKIMMQEIAWGLNYLVVIKKL, encoded by the coding sequence ATGAAAAGCAACAACGCGGTAAAAAAATATTACGCAGGGTGTCATGATAAATGGGACAAAAAAACCGAGATTGTATGGAAACTACGAGCGCTCCCATCGAGTATTTACCAGAAAAAAAGATTAATTGATACGGTACGAATACTATATACACTTGATCTTGGAACTCCCATTCTTGATGCTCCGTGCGGTGATGGTTATGTTCTCATGCATTTGCCGATGGGGAGTATCGGGATTGATATTGATAAACATCAAGCGGGAATTGCACAAAAAAGAGCGCCAAAATCAAAGGTTGTTGTAGGGGACATGGAGAAAATGAAGTTTACGAGAAATTACTTTACGGCAGTAATTACGGCTGAGTTTTTCGAACATGTTCCCGATGCATCCGGTTATATACGGGAATTATGGCGGGTTTTGAAAAAAGATGGCCTATTTGTCGTTACTGTGCCCAAGTGCCACTTTCTGTGGAAATTACGAGGTCTGGCAAGCCCGATAGCAAAAACCGAACCGCAGTGTTTAACTTTTACCGAGGAAAAAGTGTATAACCTTTTTTCAGGCTTAAAATACAAAAAAATAATGATGCAAGAAATCGCTTGGGGATTAAATTACTTAGTGGTAATAAAAAAGTTATGA